A window from Fragaria vesca subsp. vesca linkage group LG5, FraVesHawaii_1.0, whole genome shotgun sequence encodes these proteins:
- the LOC101313991 gene encoding uncharacterized protein LOC101313991, whose translation MEKLESKTVYFLVQFVGDGPGHGMYEVKIEGGQILGKIGGPLDLVGKFFDRSDPEVPKDYLLSATRFGSCSKLYLLQHVGDDGWWLRQSSTRSHDAYKGRVFDTVSKSLMPFKLPKVKKEALLISAYGKLYHIAHPSTHMPEPSFEVYDPDTGSWTTLSTFPDNRLSHIDGYAVCYDCILMSIDDRGNFWVYQVTLNQWKRVKIPTDRDSNDYYPFHGRAVVVGRTIYALSLYGDVMAYSLMMEELADGSINYSLDKPVWLHGLRSLFFRDAKCEPIRTECLVHLGGLNFCLLQTVERDFSFQRVWITIFDVVSSGGIKRIRTLGSTMRKVAIKGLGCFFIESGFCLECEDLEPKGRDTMTTARNMQPTDAPRLHKHEKATLKILRRQIRRQKRKMMNQRSKSFDIYVQKLITHPYAKDFKQCMNEFQDIHMLDGQKRLMRPLRVVTRHADFGPYRGWMRTIRNSRATHLKKALPKGAGEGERSTFREEDIDTLIKFLRNINEHRGKTRDQVDKYFQAVYKEVKRLFPGLLSVVHEKIRIRRGT comes from the exons ATGGAGAAGTTGGAGTCTAAAACTGTTTATTTTCTGGTGCAATTTGTTGGAGATGGGCCGGGACATGGCATGTATGAAGTGAAGATAGAAGGAGGACAAATCCTGGGAAAAATTGGAGGACCACTTGATCTTGTAGGAAAGTTTTTTGATAGGAGTGATCCTGAGGTTCCCAAGGATTATCTCTTGAGTGCTACCAGGTTCGGCAGCTGCTCTAAGTTGTATTTATTGCAACACGTAGGGGATGACGGTTGGTGGCTCAGGCAGAGCAGCACCCGCAGCCACGATGCATATAAAGGACGGGTATTTGACACAGTGAGCAAGAGTTTGATGCCGTTCAAGCTGCCTAAAGTTAAGAAAGAGGCACTTTTGATTTCAGCTTATGGCAAGCTTTATCACATTGCACATCCATCAACGCATATGCCAGAACCCTCTTTTGAGGTATATGATCCAGATACCGGCTCCTGGACCACGCTCTCTACATTCCCTGACAATCGTTTGTCTCACATTGATGGTTATGCTGTTTGTTACGACTGTATTTTGATGTCTATAGATGACCGAGGTAACTTCTGGGTATATCAGGTGACTTTGAATCAATGGAAACGAGTTAAAATCCCAACTGACAGAGACTCAAATGATTATTATCCTTTCCATGGTAGAGCTGTGGTTGTAGGCCGTACTATATACGCCTTATCTTTATACGGGGATGTTATGGCATATTCTCTGATGATGGAAGAGTTGGCTGATGGTAGTATCAACTACTCTCTGGACAAACCAGTCTGGTTGCATGGCTTGCGTAGTCTTTTTTTCAGGGATGCCAAATGTGAGCCAATAAGAACAGAGTGTTTGGTTCATTTGGGGGGCTTGAACTTTTGCCTTTTGCAAACTGTCGAACGAGATTTTAGTTTCCAACGAGTGTGGATCACTATTTTTGATGTTGTTTCCAGTGGAGGAATAAAGCGTATACGTACTCTAGGTAGTACTATGCGTAAAGTGGCTATTAAGGGTCTGGGTTGTTTCTTCATTGAATCTGGATTCTGTCT AGAGTGTGAAGATTTAGAACCCAAAGGGAGAGATACTATGACTACCGCTAGGAATATGCAGCCAACTGATGCTCCTCGATTGCACAAGCATGAAAAG GCTACACTCAAGATTTTAAGGAGGCAGATTCGCAGACAGAAAAGAAAGATGATGAATCAAAGGTCAAAGAG TTTTGATATCTATGTCCAGAAGTTGATCACTCATCCATATGCCAAAGATTTTAAGCAATGCATGAATGAGTTCCAAGATATACATATGCTCGACGGACAGAAACGCTTGATGAGGCCACTAAGAGTGGTAACAAGACATGCAGATTTCGGTCCTTATCGTGGTTGGATGAGAACGATAAGAAACAGCAGGGCTACTCATTTAAAGAAGGCTTTGCCAAAAGGGGCGGGTGAAGGAGAACGGTCTACATTCAGAGAAGAGGACATTGACACATTGATCAAATTCTTGAGAAACATCAATGAGCATAGAGGGAAAACTAGGGACCAAGTTGACAAGTACTTCCAAGCTGTTTATAAGGAAGTTAAGAGACTATTTCCAGGATTGTTATCTGTGGTTCATGAGAAGATTAGGATACGGAGGGGTACCTAG
- the LOC101313016 gene encoding E3 ubiquitin-protein ligase RHA1B-like has translation MGFPAGYTELLLPKLFLSTLSLLGFIRKLITTLFSVLGLQDFIEPDNAWSDPPHQTRIPEFQSVSALLIRELLPVVKFSDLVDPPESCAVCLYEFEADDDVRRLTNCRHIFHKGCVDRWVGYDQKTCPLCRTPFIPEDMQGAFNERLWEASGIPDFYGDFPHAIGYDL, from the coding sequence ATGGGGTTCCCAGCAGGCTACACAGAGCTTCTGCTCCCCAAGCTCTTCCTCAGCACACTTTCCCTTCTGGGATTCATCCGCAAGCTCATCACCACTCTCTTCTCCGTACTGGGTCTCCAAGATTTCATCGAACCCGACAATGCCTGGTCCGACCCTCCGCACCAGACCCGGATCCCGGAATTCCAGTCCGTCTCCGCCTTGCTCATCCGCGAACTCCTCCCCGTCGTCAAGTTTTCCGACTTGGTCGACCCGCCCGAGTCCTGCGCCGTCTGTCTCTACGAGTTCGAGGCCGACGATGACGTACGACGCCTCACCAACTGCCGTCACATCTTCCACAAAGGCTGCGTCGACCGGTGGGTTGGCTACGATCAGAAGACGTGCCCGCTTTGCCGGACGCCGTTCATACCGGAGGATATGCAGGGGGCTTTCAACGAGAGGCTTTGGGAGGCTTCCGGCATCCCTGATTTTTACGGCGACTTTCCACATGCTATTGGTTATGATTTGTAG
- the LOC101313308 gene encoding uncharacterized protein LOC101313308, whose protein sequence is MVKGLFKNYLVQRLSAEPKRREYNLKSLKAVNRNQKRRKMNNENKVSGVDVIGYQITNYQQKRAIIRLRGGVELQASFVEFPKAEKRRAISCFKATRQVSHQSILAPIFLCYNKKKKKGCYYSTRMLLCWLIGKEEMRAGGSKIHLNRYGSQNICTTKGLFIQA, encoded by the exons ATGGTTAAGGGTTTGTTTAAGAATTACTTGGTTCAAAGGCTGTCTGCGGAGCCCAAGAGACGGGAATACAACCTCAAGTCTCTAAAGGCTGTCAACAGGAATCAGAAAAGAAGGAAGATGAATAATGAG AACAAAGTATCTGGAGTAGATGTCATTGGTTATCAGATTACAAATTATCAACAAAAGCGTGCAATCATAAGACTTAGGGGAGGGGTAGAACTACAGGCAAGCTTTGTTGAATTTCCTAAAGCTGAGAAGAGAAGAGCAATTAGTTGTTTCAAAGCAACTCGGCAAGTAAGCCATCAATCTATTTTGGCACCTATTTTCCTCTGCTATAATAAAAAAAAAAAGAAAGGATGTTACTATTCTACGAGGATGCTACTTTGTTGGCTGATTGGGAAGGAGGAGATGCGAGCTGGTGGCAGCAAAATACACT TGAACAGATACGGGTCACAAAATATTTGCACGACAAAGGGTTTATTCATACAGGCCTGA